The Manis pentadactyla isolate mManPen7 chromosome 12, mManPen7.hap1, whole genome shotgun sequence genome contains the following window.
CACTGCAGGTGGGCGGGGAGGGCACAAGCCACTGGTCACAGAAAGCAGCCACTAAGCTCATTCCTTAAACATGCCAGTCTGGACAGGACAGACAGGGCATGCGCCATGGGAGGCAGCCCAGATCCCGCCCCTGCTGGGACTCAGGACCCAGAGACCCCATTGACCCAGCTCTCTCGCAGGTGGGCCCTGCCATGGCTGCGGCAGAGAACAGCCCGCTGGGGTGGCAGGTGGCCTCGGAGGGGCCTCTGATCTTAGGCTGAGGCCGGGCAGGGGTGCAGTTGTGATCAGATGTGGGTCCCACCCTTGCTGGGTACACAACCAGCGGTGGGTGAGCAGTGGGGACCTCCaggagcccagccccagccctgaccgTTCTCCTGTGGGGATGGGGGCACGCAGGGCATGGGGGGCCTTTAGGCGGGCTTCCACTCAGCTTGGGTCCGCAGTGTGCTCACCCCCTGCCCTCTGGTTGCAGAGATCTACCGCATCGTGTCACAGAAGCAGATTGCCGACCGCGCAGCCCACGACGAGTCCCCCGGCAACAACGTGGTGGACATCAGTGTGCCGCCCACCAGCGATGCGCAGCGGCCCAGCAAGCTGCAGTGTTGCCAGAGCCTGTGAGCGCGCCTGCCCTCCGCGCGCCCCTCCAGGCCCAGGTGCTCTGCCCCTCCGCGACTGGCCCTGCTCCCTGTCAGGCCAGCCGCTTGGCAGGGCCCAGGAAGAACGGAGTGGAGCGGACCCTGCTGTCCTGCCAGGGAGCTAGAAGCCCCGCGTGCACGTCAGCGGGGAGAGCGGCGGACAGGCAGGGCCGCCCAGGGTCCAGGAGGATGGGGCACAGAGCAGGCCCCTCCAGTTTGCTGCTGCAGACTCCAGGGAGCGCGCGATCGCCTCCTCTCTGCCTGGTCGGTTGGCCCCACTGGTCCCCACTCCCTACCCGCAGCCCTCCCGCGGGCTGCAGGCTAAAGAGCACGGCTCCGCGGCCCCGGCAGGTGGACACTTTTGGCCGGGCGCCCACCCCCAACGCACAGCCAGCACCGGCGCAAGCCTGCGACCTCCGAGGAGCAAATGGATTCAGCTCCAGCTCCTGCCTGTAGATTTCTGCGGGGAGAagagccctccctccccactccttctGCACGCGGCGCACTCTCCACCCCCCGCCCTGCCCTCTGTCTTGTCCCTCATCTGGTCAGGAACCTGTTTGCAAGTGAAGCAATATCTCCATGTTTTGTATATACAACTGCTCCTGTAGCCTTTGGTTTTTTGTTACTGTAGAGAGACAGATTCTTTATACACTTTGTAAGATTTACGCCAAACCCCAGCTCTCGATCTCTTATTTGCCCTGCACCATTGCCCTGATGCCCCTGTTCTCTCGCCGGTTACTAAAATGCATAATCCGACTTCCTGTACAGAAACGTGCGCTGCGCCTTTGTCTTCTTTCTCCACCGGGCGACTCTTCTGGAGCCAGGGCTCCTGCTGCATACGCCCTGCGGCCGCCACCCTGGCTCAGCCCCTAGGGGCTAGGCCTGGGAGTCTGGCCTCTGGACAACACACAGGCCCCCTGAGCTGACCAGGGGATCCCGGGGTGGGTGAGTCTCGGGTGGGCCCTCTCCAAGCTGCCGTGTGCTGGGCCTGTATCCCACTGCCTGGGCCTAGGGCTGCCAGCCGCCGGAGCCTTGGGCACCCCtgggaatgggtgagctatgtcTGTTGCTCTTATTCCCAGCCCCAGGAATTGCTTCCACCTACTACCCACAGCCGCCTCTTCAGCTGGGTCCCAGCAAGGCCTGGCAAGAGGGCCTTGCCCAGGGAAAGTTGGTGatgccagccccagcccagctctctcCATCCCAGGCTGGCCTTTCAGTCCCCCAATGAGGGGACGCTGGTGACAGAGGAGGCAGGTGGCCTGGGGTTCCTCTGCCTCTCCCCAGGGTCCAGCATCTCTCCTCCAAGCGGCCCAGTGTGCACCGCTCACATCTGGGATCTGGGTGCCCACAGCTGTTCTCAGACACGTCCCTCCAGAGGAGCACGACGCCCCCTCCAGAGTGGGTCGGAGGGGTGTGGGAGTGAGCCAAGGTGCGTGCTCCAGGCCAAGGGGGCATCCAGGCCAGGGCTACCCTCGAGAGAACAGGGATCCGGGGGGCCACGCCCTCCAGGGACCATTCACACAGGCCCTGGGCGCTGACTGCCCTGTTTTGAGCAGAGCAGGCACAGAGAAGGTGCAATGCGGTCCGAGGCTTCAGGGTGGCCACGTGAAGCCATGAGGCACCCTGAAGGGTTTCAGGCAATCAGACCAGGTCTTTCTGGAGCTTCTGTGATCTGACCAGGCCTAGGGCCTACACTGACGTGACCCTGTCCCTTTGAGGATCACAGGCCACTGatgccattttaattaattgcAGTGATTAATAAGCCCAGCATGCTcactctgtgtcaggcactgttcttttctttttttaatggtaaaattATACAAAATTCACCATCTCAATCATATTAAAGTGCACAGCGCAGCTGCATTAAGTATATTTACATGTCATGCAGCTATCCCCATcccccatctccagaactttccatctgCCCAAATGGAAGTTCTGTCCCCATGAaacactccccaccccctccccgggCCCCGGACCCCACCGTCCATTTTCTGCCCCCTATGGCTGTGCCTCCTTTAGGGACCTCCTAGGAGTGGGATCAGATAGGATCTGTCCTGTATCTGGCTTTTTTCACAGCACCGTGTCCTcaaggtgcatccatgttgtagcaggtgtcagaatgtccttccttctaATGTTCAGTGTGTGGAAGCACCTCATTGTTTATGCATCCATCTATCAATAGATACTTGAGTTGTTTCTATTGAATAATACCTCTGTGAACATGATTGTACAGATACCTGGTCAAGTCCCTGCTTACAATTCTTTGGGGtatgtacccagaagtggaattgctgggttgtatggtaattctgggtttaattttttgagaaactgtgTTAACCTAAGTAGATTATGCCACATAAAAGAACATgattccacaaaaaaaaaatcaagtctttTGCATATTATAATACTTAGTATCCACTACAACCCTAGGACATGAACAGAATCAGCCAGTGTCACTTTCTAGGTGGGAAACaaataagtgacttgcccagggtcccaTGGTTAGTAAGAAGCAAGCAGGTTCGAACCCCAAAGCTGTGTTTATAACCACTAAGCTATGGGGCCTCACCCCATGGAGTGCCTACTATGAGCCAGAAAGCCCTAAAAAATGGAGAGAATGCCAGACAAAAAACTGGGAAGATGTATGCCTCAAATtaacaaaaaatctaaaaatgtatcatggaaaattttaaacacaCAACAGTCTAAAGAGCCTCCATATGGGGGTCACCCTATTCTCTTCCCATGCGCAGATCTCAGTTGTACCCCAACAGCAAATATTTCAGTATCTCTAAAATACAAAGACTCCAGTAACATAACCTCAGGACCATTATCACACCTAAAAAAAAAGAGCGGTTCCTTCATATTGCCAAATATCTAGCCAGTGAttgtcttaaattttaaaaacttgtttcaATCAGTATTTAAACACCATTCACTTGACAACTGGTTGATGTGATCTCTTAACCTATAgattctccttttatctctctctcttttttttctaagaaataaGTCAGTTGTATATAGTTTTCAGCCTGAGCTTTGCTGGTGGCATCTTTATGGTATCTTCCCTTTTGCTTTTCAAAAGTCTGAGATACTCACATAAGATAAAGTTCACCTTTAACTGCCCATGGCTTTTCACTCATCTCTGTTGGTTGGGTCACCAACTGGATTCACAgatgtgttcattttatttttgtttttaaggctATCTTTATGTTTTCAATGTTGCTTTATAATTACACATTTAATTACATAAAATAGTCACGTGGTTGCAAagtcaaatatataaaacaaggtATATTTTTAAGAGTCTAGCTTCTATCTCTGTCCCTTTCATCCTACTTCTTCCCTCTATAggtaaccttttaaaaaatgttgtgaTTTATCTTTTCATAAGCTGGTACACACAACAATGTAACAGGGAATTGGGCTGATCTGTATGTTCAACAAAGACAGGGCCAGCAGGGAATCGAATGCTAAGGCAATTTTGCATCCTCTGAGGCCTTTGCGGGTGCTTGAACTCTGTGCCTAAGattctttttccctctttcctcctAGTTAATCTTTACTTTAGCTGCCAATTCAATGGCTTTGTCttcaaggaaatatttttagaCTTTCCGAATAATAATTCCAAGACATGAACCCCTCACTTGCCACAATGGATCACCtttacagttaacaatttaattaCATGATTGGTTGTTCCACATCTGTCTCTGTCCCCAGATAGAGCTCCAGGAGGACAGCAATATTTGTCTTGCTCAACACTGAATCCCCAGCGCTGagctcagtgcctggctcatGAAAGGCCCTCTTACTGATGACTATTACATCTAGCAAATGCATCTATTGCATACatgaaagaacaaataaatcaTGAATAAATGATGTTGGCTTTAGGCTCTTCCACAGCCTCCTAACTTCTCCAGCTCTGGTAAATGTGACTTTACGGGCTGTCCTCCTTTCCCCAGGATTGATGAGAAGCGCGGGGAGGCCTGAACACTAAACCCTTGAATTCTGTAACGGTTTTATTTATTCACAAAAGCGGGTAGTCGGCAGGTGGCGCCACTAACCCCGCTGGCGCCCCTTGCCGGGTTGGGCGGGGTCAGGGCTGGGGGCGGAGGGAGGagcggagggggcggggccggaTGCTGCGGCGCAGCTGAGCCTGTGCGGCCGAGAACGTCCCCGTCGCCTCCGGCCCCACCTCCCAGGGCGGGACGTGCGCGCCGATTGGTCAGTGCGGAGCAGAGAAAGTCGTGAACGACCCGCTGCAACCGTTGACCAAAGAGGAGCTCGAGGCGCTGATCGGCGCGGCCGGGCGACCGGGGACAGAACGAGCGGAGGTGCCCGCGCGGCTGCCTGGACCAGCCGCGGGTCAAATAGGCACGACAGGTCGGTGGGGCCGGGGGCGCAGTTCGCGGGCCGGCAACGGATTCGAGGCACTAGCCTGGCCCCGCGCGGGACGGCCGGGCTCGGACCCTCGACCTCAGCCGTGGTAATTCCCGTATCGGGGGCGGCGGGAGATGCCCGGGTCCGGCGCCAGTGGGTGCCTCCTCGTGCCTTGGTTTCCCCGTCTGTGAAACCGGGTCATCCCAGCGCCAACCTAACGGGACTGTTGGGAGGGTTCAGGGGGTAGCGGGCGAGCAGAGCGTCCTGCGCACAGTAGGCGGCCAGTAAGTGGCCAGCGTCCTTCCCCAGCCTCCTGCGCGGGGCTCAGCCTGGAAAATAGTACATTTTATAACGACCCAGGCGCTGTGTACAAGGGACTTGCTTAACGGAGTGCCTGGCTGTTAGTGGGGGCGCAAACAGGGCAGCCAGAATTTATAGGATGAACTCATTTAGTCCCCTAGGTTCCCTGTTATACAGGtgaggaaatcaaggctcagaAAGGTCGTCTTTTGTCCGGGGCCACACAGCAAATAAGAGCAGAGCCAGGATTGGAACCTGGCCTCCTGTGCAGGGCTGTGCAAATACTGAAGGGTATACAGGAGCCTCTCTGGTGGGGGAAGGGAAGTGGATGCTTTTCACAAGTTCTGCATTTATCCTAAAAAATAGtaacagcatttattgagcacttactgtgtgccaggcacccacTGTACCTTGTCTCATCAAACCCAACAGCTCTGTAAGCCGATGATGGTTGTTAGAATAAGAGCTGATAATTATCGACTTCTGGCTGTGTATGGATATGTGAGCTGGATAGCATCgtgacccccattttacagatgagaaagcccAGGCTCAGAGGGTGAGGCAGCTTGCCGGAGGTGACACGGCGGGGATTAGGGCCCTCTGACTCCTCTTCCCACTGTTTCCTGCCCTCAGGAAAAGGAAGATCAATTCAGGCTGTGGGGCTCCAGCACCACTCCAGAGGGTCCTAGTCAAGGGCAAGCTTTGCTGGAGGAACTGCACCTGGGGGCGCCTTCTCGGGAAGCCCACCAGCTGTCAACTTATTTGacaaaggagaaggaggaggcccagagaggcaaagTGACTTGTCCGAGGACACACAGCATCAGTGAACGAGTCAGAGCTTAAAAGAAGCCAGATTTCTTGAGTCCCAGACGCACTCACTGGACTAAGTTGAAACCCTAGTATTGTCCTttctgagctgtgtgaccttgggcgagtAGCTGCCTCTCTCCAAGTCTCAGTCCCTTCACCTGTCAAATGAGGGTAATGATTGGCTTTGTGTCACATGTTTGTTGTGAAGACTCAGTGAAATCCATCTGCTGGGCATTGAGCCAAGTCTGCCTGAGGCCTTGGCGCACTCCCATCCCAGCAGTCCCGGAGCCCAGACCAGCCGGCAATCACCCTATCCTTGCATCCAGACTTGAGTTTGGCCTCTTCTAAGCCCAGGCCTCTGTGGTTCGCATGGACCTCTAGCCTCTGAATGTATTTGATTCCTGCTATGGGCACCGGCAGACCAGGTTCTGGGGGGTCAAAAGACCTGGTTCTCCCACCCTGCTCGTATACAGAGCAGGCGCTCAGAAGTGAATACGATAACTCTGTGCCAGACACAGGGCCAGGCTCTGGGGATGGCAGAGAGCAGGTCCACCCCTGCCCTCCTATGTGGAGCTCACTGAAGAGCGCGAGACAGACTTGGTCACACAAGCAAATGAAGAAGTCAGAGCACTGCAGAGAGGGACACATTCTGGGAGGGTGACAGCATGGACACAGTGGCCCTTCGGCCGGGTGGTCAGAGAAGGCCCCGGCGGGGAGGTGGCTTTGAAGGGAACACTTATGAAACTGTTTATAGTTTAGGGAATGTAGCGCAGTCCCTGGCATTCGGTTGGCATTTAATGGCCAGTAGCTGCTCTTAGTATTTTGGCAATTTGTAGGGTCTTGTGTTAGCAGATTtaccagtgttttttttttagcccTGATAGATATACAGGATCAATGATGATTCTTGTAATGTCCAGGCACTTGCAAAAATGTTAAGTTGCTCCTTGGAGGGGCAGGAGGAATGGGTTCCCCTCTGTATGAATTCCCATGGATGGCCCAGCGGCTTCCCTGGTGACCTCTGAGCTGGAAGTTCTGGGTCTCAGGAGGAACAGCAGCACACACACCATGGCAGGCCCTGCCACTGCCCCTTTGATGTTATCTTGGTCACACAGCCTTCCTCCCAGCAACTCCTGCCTCTGGGCTGATATGGGCTTATCTGGCCCACAGAGGCTCAGAAGGGCACGTTGGGCCGGGAGGGCTTCTGGCTGAGCTATGCAAGGGCGGTGATCCATCAGCAGAGGGGCCTGGTGCAAAAGTTAGTCAATGACTTCTGCTGCTCCtaccctcccttctctccttggGGCTCAAATTTTGACTGATAGGGGTTGGTAGAAgctgcctgggggctgggggtacCTTGCTGAGTGTTTCTGGGGCCTCTGGACTCTAGCTCCCGGAGATAAGGGCTTGAGCATGAAATAAGTTGGGGCCAGAGGCTCCTGTGTCGGCTTTGCGGGGGCATTTGGTGAGGCCCCTGTTACTTTTGTGAAATTTTCAGAGGCAATCACATGTGTCTTGCTGGCTGGTTCTGGGATGGAAGAGTAGGTGGCCAAGAGTTCCTTCTAGCTGGTGAgaccctggggctgggggcagaacTGCCTAAGTCACCCTCCGAGAGCAGACTTGAGGGTGCTGCCAAAGGCTCcctctgtcttcctctgcctgtctTTGGGGACACAGGCACATCTTAGGGCAGCTGGTCGGGGGAGGGCAAGGCGCCAAGGTCTTCCCCAGCCTGGGCCACTTCCTTGAGGGCCGTGAACCAGAGGCTCAGGGTGACTCCCCGTCCTGGTCTGTCGGGCCATGTTTCCAGCTCACTTCTGACCCAGGAAGGGCAGGCTTGGTGCCCTGAGCCAAGCCCCAGGAGTCCAGTCAGTGGAGGGTGAGTTCTCTGCAGGGCTGGCAGGCATGACCCTGACCCCTGACCCAAGCACAGGGCCTGCCACACAGCAGCTGTTAGGTACCATTGCTGCATCTCGAAAGGTGATGGGGGGCTGGTGGCCTGTGAGTTTTGAAGCCTGGACCTGGCTGGCGTTGCTTAGGGGAGTTAGAATGTAACCCGGCAGgcctctgctgtgtgccaggtctGGGCTGAGCGGAACCCTCACAGCCCTCTACCAGTCCTGTCATGCAGATCGggcaactgaggctcaaagagctGGATTCAAGCCCTTCTTGGTGCCCCTCAACCTCCCCACTCGCCTCTCCTCAGGCTCCTGGGACCATGGGCCTCGGGCCCTGAGGACACAGGGCGTCTTGCGGCCACGAATGCAGGACTGCTACCACCTCCCCCGCAGCATGTGTGACTGCTCCAGCAGCCCCGCCCTCTCCAAGGTCGCGCAGGCCACTGCACAACCACCCCAGGGCGTGGCACACGTGAAACCAGACGATGACCATCCACAGAATTTCCAGGAGAAATGGCCCGGGTCCCTCACAGAGGTACCCTTGCGAGCTGAGGGGGGAGTGGGcagaagggaggaaggcaggcctggggctggggaggggaccgCCCTGGAGGGTCCCGGGGGGCTGGGGAAGCAGCTTCTCTGCGGGGCGGACCTCCCTCCTCCCTAGGGATAGAGCCTCTCCTGGGCCTGAGGTCCCAGACCCGACAGGCCCTGTACCCCTCCCTGTTTTGGTCCCTTGGTGAGCCGGGACGGCCGCCCTACCACCTGGGGAAGGGCAGTCCTGGCAGAGGGCACAGCAAGTGCAGAGGCTGCGAGGCCAGACAGGCGTGGTGCTGTGGAGGCAGCCTGGGTGGCTGGGGTGGCGCAAGTGAAAGGAGAAGCGTGGCCCCGGAGGGGGTGGAAGCAGCCACTGGGCCACTACGTGGTATGTGGGCAGCACCCGGTGGGCAcagcctgcctcctccctcccctcgtTGGCAGGGGGCAGCTGAGCTGCAGGGTAAGGTCCCTAGGCTGTGGTGAGGCTCCCGGAAATGCCCTTGGCCAGCCTGGGAACTGGGCTCTTAGGAGAACAGGAGGCTGAGAGGGACCCTCCTGCCTGCGGCTCCAGCCACACGGGCCTCCTGTGCTGATGGTCCAGGCCCCGCCCTCCCCCCCTGCCCCGGAGCGAGCacgctccctgcctccctcccctcccctcctgacGTGGGTCCACCTGCTCACTTGGTCTTCCTCTCTGCCGCCTCCTCCTCAAGACCATGCCCGCCCTGACCATCACCCCCTGTCGTAGCACCCCCCACTAGCATGGGAGCTCGGGGGGCGCTGGCACCCTTTGTGTTCCCTCGCCTGAGTTTTATGAGTGAAGCCCTTCCCTGTCCTAAGGACCCTTGGGCCCTGGGGCAAGACTTCTGGGTTCCAGCCCTGGCTTTGTGGGGGCCTCGCTGTGTGTAAGTTCACACAGTTGAGGCAGCCCCTCTGTGTCCTCAGTggccccatctgtaaaatgggggcccCTGGCAGGCCTGGCTCATCACAGGCTCAACAGGCATTTGCAGGAAGGAGAGGACAAAGGCCGGTCCTGCCGGCCACTGCTGCTGACCCACATTGCAGAGGGTCTTCAGGGCCTGGACGTCCGCCCCGggcccaggcaggcaggcagggtccCCTCAGCAGCCCCTTGCCCCTGTCCCCACAGTGGCTGAAGAACCTGGGGCGTCTCAGGGAGAAGCAGACCCTGTGCTGTCAAACACTGGGCATCCTGTTGAGCTGGCTGCTGGCCGCCACCTTGGCCTGGCTGTGCCTGAGTGGGGCCCAGGACCACCTGCGGCTGCTCCGCTGGCTGTTGGCCGTGGCCGTCATCGCCCTCACCATCGCCCTCTTCACCCTCTGCATCCTCCGCAC
Protein-coding sequences here:
- the MARCHF2 gene encoding E3 ubiquitin-protein ligase MARCHF2 codes for the protein MRHPEGFQGGTCAPIGQCGAEKVVNDPLQPLTKEELEALIGAAGRPGTERAEVPARLPGPAAGQIGTTGSWDHGPRALRTQGVLRPRMQDCYHLPRSMCDCSSSPALSKVAQATAQPPQGVAHVKPDDDHPQNFQEKWPGSLTEG